One genomic window of Leptotrichia shahii includes the following:
- a CDS encoding HAD family hydrolase produces the protein MGKKFFDEIELFLFDMDGLLFDTETIYVEYGREVAKKMGYTITKEIVEKTTGVVNDKARMLFKEALGEDFPYDEVMGTVRAHIFELAKKSEVPLKPGALELLEFLKENKKQMILATSSDLYMAKALIEGKDLAKYFSHFVTAEDVVHGKPDPEVFLIGAKKAGVAPEKTAVFEDSFNGIRAAHAAGTFPIMVPDKLKPTEEIEKLVYKKFNSLIEALDYFQGK, from the coding sequence ATGGGGAAAAAATTTTTTGATGAAATTGAATTATTTCTATTTGATATGGATGGATTGCTATTTGACACAGAAACTATTTATGTTGAGTATGGACGTGAAGTGGCTAAGAAAATGGGATATACGATAACGAAGGAAATCGTGGAAAAAACGACAGGTGTTGTAAATGATAAGGCAAGAATGCTATTTAAAGAGGCATTAGGAGAGGATTTCCCTTACGACGAAGTAATGGGAACAGTAAGAGCCCATATATTTGAACTGGCTAAAAAAAGTGAAGTGCCATTAAAGCCAGGAGCCTTGGAACTGCTAGAATTTTTAAAGGAAAATAAAAAGCAGATGATTTTAGCAACTTCTTCAGATTTATATATGGCAAAAGCTCTAATTGAAGGAAAAGACTTAGCAAAATATTTTTCTCATTTTGTAACAGCAGAGGACGTAGTTCACGGCAAGCCAGATCCTGAAGTATTTCTGATTGGGGCAAAGAAAGCAGGAGTAGCTCCAGAAAAGACAGCAGTATTTGAAGATTCTTTTAATGGAATAAGAGCGGCACATGCAGCGGGAACATTTCCAATTATGGTACCAGATAAATTAAAACCAACAGAAGAAATTGAAAAATTAGTTTACAAAAAATTTAACAGCTTAATTGAGGCACTCGATTATTTTCAAGGAAAATAA
- a CDS encoding dipeptidase translates to MFFDMHADVWTDNFWEYKKGNKDVIRNKYKERFLKGGLSGGIFVIYLNANEVENPEEYFFADLRAMTEELHYARDLIKIIKEPSDFKMMEKSLDEKNKKFGVVLGIEGLPGIGNKLDYLYLLYQLGVRHIGMTWNETNAFATGQSGDKNRGLTPLGIDAVKIINELGILLDVSHANDKTFWNIVKHSKKPFFASHSNARSLCPAMRNLTDDQILCIGEHGGMVGMNSYHNFVSQNESEKNLEMLLNHLEYVANKIGLDKVGFGLDFAEYYTPEGEEVSGLSGLHDVTELRNVEKALKNRGYSLNEIEMVTYKNFIDFFGRVRNFK, encoded by the coding sequence ATGTTTTTCGATATGCATGCAGATGTGTGGACAGATAATTTTTGGGAATATAAAAAGGGGAATAAAGATGTTATAAGAAATAAATATAAGGAAAGATTTTTAAAGGGAGGACTTTCTGGAGGGATTTTTGTAATTTATTTGAATGCAAATGAAGTGGAAAATCCTGAAGAATATTTTTTTGCAGATTTAAGGGCAATGACTGAAGAATTGCATTATGCAAGGGATTTGATAAAAATAATAAAAGAGCCGTCTGATTTTAAAATGATGGAAAAAAGTCTGGATGAAAAAAATAAAAAATTTGGAGTTGTGCTTGGAATTGAAGGACTCCCTGGAATTGGGAATAAACTTGACTATCTTTATTTGCTGTATCAGCTTGGAGTGCGACATATTGGAATGACTTGGAATGAAACGAATGCTTTTGCGACAGGACAAAGTGGAGATAAAAACAGAGGACTTACACCACTTGGAATTGATGCTGTGAAAATTATCAATGAACTTGGAATTTTGCTTGATGTTTCACATGCAAATGATAAAACTTTCTGGAATATTGTAAAACATTCTAAAAAACCATTTTTTGCTTCCCACTCAAATGCCAGAAGCCTTTGTCCAGCAATGAGAAATTTGACTGATGATCAGATTTTGTGTATTGGCGAACATGGAGGAATGGTTGGAATGAACAGTTATCACAATTTTGTAAGTCAAAATGAGAGTGAAAAAAATTTGGAAATGCTTTTGAATCATCTGGAATATGTGGCTAATAAAATTGGACTCGATAAAGTTGGATTTGGACTTGATTTTGCAGAATATTATACGCCAGAAGGGGAAGAAGTTTCCGGGCTTTCAGGATTGCACGATGTTACAGAGCTGAGAAATGTGGAAAAAGCCTTGAAAAATAGAGGATATTCTCTAAATGAAATCGAGATGGTAACTTATAAAAATTTTATCGACTTTTTTGGAAGAGTAAGAAATTTTAAATAA